A portion of the Bradysia coprophila strain Holo2 unplaced genomic scaffold, BU_Bcop_v1 contig_297, whole genome shotgun sequence genome contains these proteins:
- the LOC119079117 gene encoding uncharacterized protein LOC119079117 encodes MPKNCAVVQCNSSARMRERKFYRFPMLKHSSTKTLAITQIRQELWVRALNRIDFPPSRYKHATVCDRHFVSGRSAHYTDVDHVDWVPSLHLGYETLEKETESTESDRPSLYEIFEIKAEPNELDGDSNDERPDYLDEVTPDMDPDDIKDVLRDVTTEGLCSDYTDLPTDRQTIMNFEYVSSDTVSTQTDGAITGMSSDILRTYEAKIADLEAMLSGERIKVEQY; translated from the exons ATGCCGAAAAACTGTGCCGTAGTCCAATGCAATTCTAGTGCCCGGATGCGTGAACGGAAATTCTATCGATTTCCGATGCTCAAACACTCAAGTACCAAAACCTTAGCCATAACACAGATTCGACAAGAATTGTGGGTCAGAGCACTGAATCGAATCGATTTTCCGCCGAGTCGATACAAACATGCAACGGTCTGCGATCGTCATTTCGTATCAG GTAGATCAGCGCATTATACTGACGTTGATCATGTGGATTGGGTACCGTCATTGCACTTAGGATATGAAACACTTGAAAAAGAGACCGAATCGACTGAATCAGATCGACCGTCATTATACGaaatattcgaaataaaaGCTGAGCCAAATGAATTGGATGGAGATTCCAACGATGAGCGGCCTGATTACCTGGACGAAGTTACACCGGACATGGATCCAGATGACATAAAAGATGTGCTACGAGACGTTACCACAGAGGGATTATGTTCAGATTACACAGACTTACCAACGGATAGACAAACGATAATGAATTTTGAGTACGTTTCCAGTGATACGGTTAGCACACAAACGGATGGTGCAATAACTGGTATGTCCTCTGACATACTACGGACATATGAGGCAAAAATTGCTGATTTAGAGGCAATGTTAAGTGGTGAAAGAATTAAAGTTGAACAATACTGA